The following are from one region of the Edwardsiella tarda ATCC 15947 = NBRC 105688 genome:
- a CDS encoding major outer membrane lipoprotein: MNRTKLVLGAVILGSTLLAGCSSNAKIDQLSSDVQTLNTKVDQLSSDVNAMRADVQAAKDDAARANQRLDNMAHAYKK, encoded by the coding sequence ATGAATCGTACTAAACTGGTACTGGGCGCTGTTATCCTGGGTTCTACTCTGCTGGCTGGCTGCTCTTCTAACGCGAAAATCGATCAGCTGTCTTCTGACGTTCAGACCCTGAACACCAAAGTTGACCAGCTGTCTTCTGACGTGAACGCAATGCGCGCTGACGTTCAGGCTGCTAAAGACGACGCAGCTCGCGCTAACCAGCGTCTGGACAACATGGCTCACGCTTACAAGAAATAA
- a CDS encoding L,D-transpeptidase family protein: MKRRALTAISLMLSLWMAAGSTAQAADYPLPPAESRLIGENFTYTVPHDGKPLESTAARFQIGLLGMMEANPGVDPFLPKAGSELIIPAQMLLPDAPREGIVINLAELRLFYYPPGGERVEVYPIGIGQLGRNTPEMVTRVSQHIKDPTWTPTANIRRHYREQGITLPAVMPAGPDNPMGRYALRLAAQGGVYLIHGTNADFGIGMRVSSGCIRLRPDDIEALFRSVPGNTRVQIVNQPVKVAVEPDGKRYVEVHQPLSRTERDDPQTMPIALSRTQASFAASPLTDRAAFDQAMQRRSGMPVLVSHAATPVSTAAAPAQSTAPISAAQQEVVTEAR, translated from the coding sequence ATGAAGAGACGCGCATTAACCGCAATCAGCCTGATGTTGTCGCTATGGATGGCGGCGGGGAGCACCGCACAAGCGGCCGATTACCCCCTGCCTCCAGCGGAGAGTCGGCTGATCGGCGAGAACTTTACCTATACCGTTCCCCACGATGGCAAACCACTGGAGTCGACCGCCGCGCGTTTTCAGATCGGATTGCTGGGGATGATGGAGGCCAATCCCGGCGTCGATCCTTTCCTGCCTAAGGCGGGCAGCGAGTTGATCATTCCGGCGCAGATGCTGCTGCCGGATGCGCCGCGTGAAGGCATCGTCATCAACTTGGCTGAACTGCGTCTGTTCTACTACCCACCGGGAGGGGAGCGGGTTGAAGTCTATCCGATCGGTATCGGTCAGTTGGGGCGCAACACACCGGAGATGGTGACGCGGGTGTCGCAGCATATCAAGGATCCGACCTGGACACCGACCGCCAACATTCGCCGTCACTATCGCGAACAGGGCATTACCCTGCCAGCGGTAATGCCGGCCGGGCCGGATAACCCGATGGGGCGCTACGCGCTGCGTCTGGCGGCTCAAGGCGGGGTCTATCTGATCCACGGTACCAATGCCGACTTCGGCATCGGTATGCGCGTCAGCTCTGGCTGTATTCGCTTACGCCCTGACGATATCGAAGCGTTATTCCGCAGCGTGCCGGGTAATACCCGGGTGCAGATTGTCAATCAGCCGGTGAAGGTGGCGGTCGAGCCGGATGGCAAGCGTTACGTCGAGGTACATCAACCGTTATCACGCACCGAACGTGATGACCCGCAGACGATGCCGATCGCGCTGAGTCGTACTCAGGCGAGCTTCGCCGCCAGCCCGTTAACGGATCGCGCCGCTTTCGATCAGGCGATGCAGCGTCGTTCAGGTATGCCGGTACTGGTCAGCCATGCGGCGACGCCGGTATCAACGGCGGCCGCGCCGGCTCAGTCAACGGCCCCGATCAGTGCGGCACAGCAAGAGGTGGTGACTGAGGCGCGTTAA
- a CDS encoding ABC transporter substrate-binding protein, whose product MRDSLRLAALAVWGMLVWSGVGQASPLPPGTTLAPTQHVVRHLKDEPVSLDPVAAVGLTEAQVLRDLFEGLVNQGADGRVQPGVAYAWHSKDNQRYVFQLRDTARWSNGEALTAYDFVYAWRRLVDPQTHSPFAWFAEMAGIANAAEIISGQLPPDRLGVAAPDVRTLVVQLNRPLAYFPQLCTHFSLFPQPQSIIARLGQAWTQPGHLVGNGAFQLTQRVVNERIVLSANPYYWDRANTHLTQVTFIPINQESAATHRYLAGDIDITESFPKNRYAQLKACLPGQVFTPDQLGTYYYAFNTRRPPLNDVRVRRALSYAIDREIIAGKVVGSGEKPAYRLTPDATADFPPTPLAWQQMSQAERHRQARAWLREAGYGPGKPLKLTLLYNTAENHQKIAIAVASMWKKTLGVQVKLTNQEWKSYVDSRNSGQFDVVRASWMADYNEASSFLTLLSHRHSGNLSGFNRPEYDALLQQAAGERDAQRRREVYLQAERMIAEAAPIAPIYQYTNARLIKPWVKGYPITNPEDVAYSRQLYILAH is encoded by the coding sequence ATGAGAGACTCGCTGCGACTGGCCGCCTTAGCGGTATGGGGAATGCTCGTTTGGAGCGGAGTGGGGCAGGCATCGCCGTTGCCGCCGGGTACCACCTTGGCACCGACGCAGCACGTGGTACGCCATCTGAAAGATGAGCCGGTCTCGCTCGATCCGGTGGCGGCCGTCGGGTTGACGGAGGCGCAGGTGTTGCGCGATCTGTTTGAAGGGCTGGTCAACCAAGGGGCGGATGGGCGTGTGCAACCCGGCGTCGCCTATGCCTGGCACAGCAAGGATAATCAGCGTTATGTGTTCCAGCTCCGTGATACGGCACGCTGGTCGAACGGCGAGGCGCTCACCGCCTACGACTTCGTCTATGCTTGGCGGCGCCTGGTCGATCCGCAAACGCATTCACCGTTCGCCTGGTTCGCCGAAATGGCGGGGATCGCCAACGCGGCGGAGATTATTAGCGGCCAGTTACCACCCGATCGGTTAGGCGTTGCGGCGCCGGATGTCCGTACGCTGGTGGTACAACTGAATCGCCCGCTGGCCTACTTCCCTCAATTATGTACCCATTTCAGCCTGTTCCCCCAGCCTCAGTCGATCATCGCTCGCCTCGGTCAGGCATGGACGCAACCGGGTCATCTGGTAGGGAATGGCGCGTTTCAATTGACGCAGCGGGTGGTCAATGAACGCATCGTTCTGAGCGCCAACCCCTACTATTGGGATCGCGCCAATACCCATCTGACACAGGTGACCTTCATCCCGATCAATCAGGAGAGTGCGGCGACCCATCGTTACCTGGCGGGCGATATCGATATCACCGAATCCTTTCCCAAGAACCGCTATGCACAGTTAAAGGCGTGTCTACCCGGTCAAGTATTTACCCCCGATCAATTGGGCACGTACTACTACGCCTTTAATACCCGGCGCCCCCCCTTAAACGATGTCCGGGTACGGCGAGCGCTCTCTTACGCCATCGATCGTGAGATCATCGCCGGTAAAGTGGTCGGCAGCGGCGAGAAACCGGCCTATCGTCTGACGCCGGACGCTACCGCTGACTTCCCGCCGACGCCGTTGGCGTGGCAACAGATGAGCCAGGCGGAGCGCCATCGCCAAGCCCGAGCCTGGCTACGCGAGGCGGGTTACGGCCCCGGGAAGCCGTTGAAGCTGACCCTGTTGTACAACACGGCGGAGAACCATCAGAAGATCGCCATCGCCGTCGCCTCAATGTGGAAGAAAACGCTGGGGGTACAGGTGAAGCTGACCAATCAGGAGTGGAAGAGCTACGTTGACAGTCGCAACAGTGGGCAATTCGATGTGGTGCGTGCCTCCTGGATGGCCGACTATAACGAGGCATCGAGTTTCCTCACCTTACTCAGCCATCGTCATAGCGGCAACTTGAGTGGCTTTAATCGTCCTGAATATGATGCGTTGTTGCAACAAGCCGCCGGCGAGCGCGACGCACAGCGACGTCGTGAGGTCTATCTCCAGGCGGAGCGGATGATTGCCGAGGCGGCGCCGATCGCACCGATTTACCAATATACTAACGCCCGCCTGATTAAGCCGTGGGTGAAAGGCTACCCGATCACCAATCCTGAGGATGTGGCTTACAGCCGCCAGTTGTACATCCTCGCACATTGA
- the tpx gene encoding thiol peroxidase — MAQTVLFRGTPITLDGHFPQPGEQAHAFSLVNKELQDITLASFGQQRKILNIFPSIDTGVCATSVRRFNQLASEADNSVVLCISADLPFAQARFCGAEGLNNVITLSTLRGAEFKQAYGVAIAEGPLTGLTARAVVVLDGDNRVIHSQLVSEIADEPDYEAALAVLR; from the coding sequence ATGGCTCAAACTGTTTTATTCCGTGGCACACCGATCACGCTCGATGGTCATTTCCCGCAGCCTGGCGAGCAGGCTCACGCGTTTTCCCTGGTCAACAAAGAGTTACAGGATATTACCTTAGCCAGCTTCGGCCAGCAGCGTAAGATCCTGAACATCTTCCCCAGCATCGATACCGGGGTCTGCGCCACCTCAGTCCGTCGTTTTAATCAGCTGGCCTCCGAGGCCGACAACAGTGTAGTGCTGTGTATTTCCGCCGACCTGCCTTTCGCACAGGCCCGCTTCTGTGGCGCCGAAGGGCTGAACAACGTGATCACCCTCTCCACCCTACGCGGCGCGGAATTCAAGCAGGCGTATGGGGTGGCGATCGCCGAAGGCCCCCTGACAGGGCTGACAGCGCGTGCGGTCGTGGTGTTGGATGGGGATAACCGAGTGATCCATAGCCAGCTGGTTAGCGAAATCGCCGACGAGCCGGATTATGAGGCGGCATTAGCCGTATTGCGCTAA
- the tyrR gene encoding transcriptional regulator TyrR, whose amino-acid sequence MRLEVFCEDRIGLTRELLDLLAARSIDLRGIEIDTIGRIYLNFTELDFEIFRQLMAEIRRINGVTDVRTVPFMPSEREHRAMWALLESLPEPVFSIDMKGKVELANKAALSLFATSEEKICHQTAATLIGGYNFLRWLEDDDVAPHSEKVVIRGQDYLMDIMPIYLDDSKQTHRTPVGAVVVLKSAVRMGRQLQNLAVNDNSEFDHIIGVSPKMRLLLEQARKLAMLDAPLLLVGETGTGKDVLARACHLRSPRGKKPFLALNCAALPDEVAESELFGHAAGAYPNALEGKKGFFEQANGGTVLLDEIGEMSSRMQTKLLRFLNDGTFRRVGEEHEVRVDVRVICATQKNLIDLVQRGQFREDLYYRLNVLTLNLPPLRERVQDIMPLTELFVSRFADEQGMPRPKLAPELSAFLSQYGWPGNVRQLKNAIYRALTQLQGYELRPQDIVLPEFEAEMALGDEVLDGSLDEICKRFERSVLTRLYRNYPSTRKLAKRLGVSHTAIANKLREYGLSSRRHAESETRTESESR is encoded by the coding sequence ATGCGTCTGGAAGTTTTTTGTGAAGATCGTATCGGTCTAACGCGTGAACTGCTGGATCTTCTCGCCGCGCGTAGCATCGACTTGCGTGGTATTGAGATCGATACCATCGGGCGGATCTATCTCAACTTTACCGAGCTGGATTTCGAGATCTTTCGTCAGCTGATGGCGGAGATCCGTCGCATCAACGGGGTGACCGATGTACGCACCGTGCCCTTCATGCCCTCCGAGCGCGAGCATCGCGCCATGTGGGCGCTGCTGGAGTCCTTGCCGGAGCCGGTCTTTTCCATCGATATGAAGGGTAAGGTCGAACTGGCCAATAAGGCGGCGTTGTCGCTGTTTGCCACCAGTGAGGAGAAGATTTGCCATCAGACGGCGGCGACGCTGATCGGCGGCTATAACTTCTTACGCTGGCTAGAGGATGATGACGTCGCACCGCACAGCGAAAAAGTGGTGATCCGTGGCCAGGATTATCTGATGGATATCATGCCGATCTACCTGGATGACAGCAAACAGACGCATCGCACCCCAGTCGGCGCGGTGGTGGTGTTGAAGTCGGCGGTACGCATGGGGCGTCAGTTGCAGAACCTGGCGGTCAACGACAACAGCGAGTTCGACCATATCATCGGCGTCAGTCCGAAGATGCGTCTGCTGTTGGAGCAGGCGCGTAAGCTGGCGATGTTGGATGCGCCGTTGCTGCTGGTCGGTGAGACCGGCACCGGTAAAGATGTCTTAGCCCGCGCCTGTCATCTGCGAAGCCCGCGTGGCAAGAAGCCTTTCCTGGCGTTGAACTGCGCCGCGTTGCCCGATGAGGTGGCGGAGAGCGAACTGTTCGGCCATGCCGCAGGTGCCTATCCGAATGCGCTGGAAGGCAAGAAGGGATTCTTCGAACAGGCTAACGGCGGCACCGTGCTGCTGGATGAGATCGGCGAGATGTCGTCACGCATGCAGACCAAGCTGTTGCGCTTCCTTAACGACGGTACCTTCCGTCGCGTCGGTGAAGAGCATGAGGTGCGGGTCGATGTGCGGGTGATCTGCGCCACCCAGAAGAACTTGATCGATCTGGTGCAACGAGGCCAGTTCCGCGAAGATCTCTATTATCGCTTGAATGTGCTGACGCTGAACCTGCCGCCGCTACGCGAGCGGGTGCAGGACATCATGCCGCTGACCGAGCTGTTCGTGTCACGCTTTGCCGATGAGCAGGGGATGCCGCGTCCGAAGCTGGCTCCTGAGTTAAGCGCCTTCCTCAGCCAATATGGCTGGCCGGGTAACGTGCGCCAGTTGAAGAATGCCATCTACCGTGCCCTGACACAGTTGCAGGGGTATGAGCTGCGCCCGCAGGACATCGTGCTGCCGGAGTTTGAGGCGGAGATGGCGTTGGGGGATGAGGTGTTGGATGGTTCGTTGGATGAGATCTGCAAGCGTTTCGAGCGCTCCGTCTTGACGCGCCTGTATCGCAACTATCCGAGTACCCGTAAGCTGGCCAAGCGACTGGGCGTCTCACATACCGCGATCGCGAATAAGCTGCGTGAATATGGGCTGAGTAGCCGCCGTCACGCCGAGAGTGAGACCCGCACCGAGAGCGAGTCTCGTTAA
- the sseA gene encoding 3-mercaptopyruvate sulfurtransferase — translation MSSSLFVTPEWLAAHLADADLQLLDARLLPPGQEGDLAAQFRAQHLPHARRFDIEALSDAQSTLPHMLPDAADFSAAMQALGIWRDHHLVIYDDGSLFSAPRAWWMLRVFGATRVSVLAGGLAAWQRLGLPVSHGEMAPTVAGVFPAQLDKRHLRSAAQVLQAVRSGQSQIVDARAAARFHGHVPEPRPGLRSGHIPTSHNLPWETLVRDGALQPPEALRALFHQAGIDLTRPIIASCGSGVTAAVLLLALATLGVEETALYDGAWSEWGADASLPLEVTV, via the coding sequence ATGTCCTCTTCTCTGTTTGTCACTCCCGAATGGCTGGCCGCCCACCTGGCGGACGCCGATCTACAGCTGCTCGATGCCCGCCTACTGCCGCCAGGACAAGAGGGGGATCTCGCCGCCCAGTTCCGCGCGCAACACTTACCTCATGCTCGCCGTTTCGATATCGAGGCGCTCTCCGATGCGCAGAGCACGCTACCGCACATGCTGCCCGATGCCGCCGACTTTTCCGCCGCCATGCAGGCACTGGGGATTTGGCGCGACCACCATCTGGTGATCTACGACGACGGCAGCCTCTTCAGCGCCCCGCGCGCCTGGTGGATGCTACGCGTCTTCGGTGCCACGCGCGTCTCCGTGCTCGCCGGAGGACTGGCCGCCTGGCAGCGTCTGGGTCTACCCGTGAGCCACGGCGAGATGGCGCCCACGGTGGCCGGGGTGTTCCCCGCCCAACTGGATAAACGCCACCTACGCAGCGCCGCCCAAGTCTTGCAGGCAGTGCGTAGCGGCCAGAGCCAGATCGTCGATGCGCGCGCCGCCGCCCGCTTTCACGGCCACGTGCCGGAGCCTCGCCCCGGATTACGCAGCGGCCATATTCCCACTAGCCATAACCTGCCGTGGGAGACCCTGGTGCGCGACGGCGCGCTGCAGCCCCCTGAGGCGCTGCGGGCGTTATTTCACCAGGCGGGCATCGATCTGACGCGGCCGATCATCGCCAGCTGTGGCTCTGGCGTAACGGCGGCGGTACTACTGTTGGCGCTGGCCACGTTGGGCGTCGAGGAGACGGCGCTGTATGACGGCGCCTGGAGCGAATGGGGAGCCGATGCCTCCCTACCGTTAGAAGTGACAGTGTAA
- a CDS encoding TIGR01620 family protein, which produces MSDPIKGRIDFDVDLSAEPGPTVRPGVAFDGQQAEAFTPAAMAEVESEQEDGRLEGMVSVALRPRRSLWRRIAGGGLALFGLSVLAQGGQWLYQAWFNQDWIALGGCVAGGLIVLAGVGATLSEWRHLYRLRQRAEERELASDLLHSHAVGQGRAFCERLLRQAGLDASHPAVQRWRAALHETHSDREVVSLYATLVQPVLDTQARREISRYAAESTLMIAVSPLALVDMAFIAWRNLRLINRIAALYGIELGYYSRLRLFRLVLLNIAFAGASELVREVGMDWVSQDLAARLSARAAQGIGAGLLTARLGIKAMELCRPLPWLDDDRPRLGDFRRELLAQLRRTLPNSQEKGKA; this is translated from the coding sequence GTGAGCGATCCGATTAAAGGGCGCATCGATTTCGATGTCGATCTTAGCGCTGAGCCGGGCCCGACGGTGCGCCCCGGCGTCGCCTTCGACGGCCAACAGGCAGAGGCGTTTACCCCGGCCGCGATGGCAGAAGTGGAGAGCGAGCAGGAGGATGGCCGTCTGGAGGGGATGGTCAGTGTGGCATTGCGCCCGCGCCGTAGTCTGTGGCGGCGCATCGCCGGCGGAGGGCTGGCCTTGTTCGGCCTCAGCGTGTTGGCTCAGGGTGGCCAGTGGCTCTATCAGGCCTGGTTCAACCAGGACTGGATCGCCTTGGGGGGTTGCGTGGCGGGCGGTTTGATCGTGTTGGCAGGTGTCGGCGCGACACTGAGCGAGTGGCGTCATCTCTATCGCTTACGCCAGCGCGCCGAGGAGCGTGAACTGGCCAGCGATCTGCTACACAGCCACGCCGTCGGTCAGGGGCGGGCATTCTGCGAACGTCTGTTGCGTCAGGCGGGGCTGGACGCGAGCCATCCGGCAGTACAGCGTTGGCGGGCCGCGCTGCACGAGACCCACAGCGATCGCGAGGTGGTGTCGCTGTACGCCACCTTGGTGCAGCCGGTGCTCGATACCCAGGCGCGTCGAGAGATCAGCCGTTATGCCGCCGAATCGACCCTGATGATCGCCGTTAGCCCACTGGCGCTGGTGGACATGGCCTTCATCGCCTGGCGTAACCTTCGCCTGATTAACCGCATCGCCGCGTTGTACGGTATCGAGCTGGGCTACTATAGCCGCCTGCGTCTGTTCCGCCTGGTATTGCTGAATATCGCCTTTGCCGGCGCGTCCGAGCTGGTACGTGAGGTGGGGATGGACTGGGTCTCGCAAGATCTGGCGGCGCGCCTCTCGGCGCGGGCGGCGCAGGGGATCGGCGCCGGGCTCTTGACGGCGCGTCTGGGAATCAAGGCGATGGAGTTATGCCGGCCATTGCCGTGGCTCGACGACGATCGCCCGCGTTTAGGCGATTTTCGCCGCGAGTTGTTGGCGCAGCTACGTCGCACCCTGCCGAATAGCCAGGAGAAGGGCAAGGCGTAG
- a CDS encoding YcjX family protein — MKRLQHDLNALVNRGLDRHLCLAVTGLSRSGKTAFITSLVNQLLHVHSGARLPLFSAQREERILGVKRVPQRELGVARFTYDEGMAQLYGDPPDWPTPTRGVSEIRLALRYRSRDSLLRHFKETSTLYLEIVDYPGEWLLDLPMLDQDYLHWSRQMNGLLQGDRRTLAEPFLRLCAACDPHAPADERQLAAIAQAYTDYLVQCKQQGLHFIQPGRFVLPGDMAGAPALQFFPWPALDEANESRLARADRHSNLGMLRQRYDYYCREVVKGFYRQHFARFDRQIVLVDCLQPLNSGPQAFNDMRLALNQLMQSFHYGKRTLYRRLFSPCIDRLMFAASKADHITADQHANLVSLLQQLVQDAWQNAAFEGIAMDCAGIAAIQATQSGMVQHQGQSIPALRGERLSDGAPLTVYPGEVPARLPQAAFWQQQGFCFEQFRPQRMSIDTPLPHIRMDSVMEFLLGDKLR; from the coding sequence ATGAAAAGGCTACAACATGATCTAAACGCGTTGGTTAATCGCGGCCTGGATCGCCACCTTTGCTTGGCGGTGACCGGGCTGAGTCGCAGCGGTAAGACGGCGTTCATCACCTCGTTGGTGAACCAGTTGCTACATGTGCATAGCGGTGCTCGCCTGCCGCTATTTTCCGCCCAGCGCGAGGAGCGTATCTTGGGCGTGAAGCGAGTTCCTCAGCGTGAGTTGGGGGTGGCCCGCTTTACCTATGATGAGGGGATGGCGCAGCTTTACGGCGATCCGCCCGACTGGCCGACGCCGACGCGTGGGGTCAGCGAGATCCGTCTGGCACTGCGTTACCGTAGTCGCGACTCGCTGCTGCGCCACTTCAAGGAGACCTCGACGCTCTATCTGGAGATCGTGGATTATCCAGGGGAGTGGTTGCTCGACCTGCCGATGCTCGATCAGGACTATCTGCATTGGTCGCGCCAAATGAACGGCCTATTGCAGGGGGATCGTCGTACGCTGGCCGAGCCGTTCCTGCGCCTGTGCGCCGCCTGTGATCCCCATGCGCCCGCCGACGAACGCCAATTGGCGGCCATCGCCCAGGCCTATACCGATTACCTGGTGCAGTGTAAGCAACAGGGGCTGCACTTTATTCAGCCGGGACGCTTCGTGCTGCCGGGCGATATGGCGGGGGCGCCTGCGCTGCAATTCTTTCCTTGGCCAGCGCTGGATGAGGCCAATGAGTCGCGTCTGGCTCGCGCCGATCGTCACAGTAACCTCGGCATGCTGCGTCAGCGCTACGATTACTATTGCCGCGAGGTGGTCAAGGGATTCTACCGCCAGCACTTTGCGCGCTTCGATCGTCAGATCGTGCTGGTGGATTGCCTGCAACCGCTGAATAGTGGGCCGCAGGCGTTCAACGATATGCGCCTGGCGCTGAACCAGCTGATGCAGAGTTTCCATTACGGTAAGCGTACCCTCTATCGCCGTCTGTTCTCACCCTGTATCGATCGGTTGATGTTCGCCGCCAGCAAGGCCGACCACATCACCGCCGATCAGCACGCCAACTTGGTGTCGCTGTTGCAACAGTTGGTGCAGGACGCCTGGCAGAACGCCGCCTTTGAGGGCATTGCGATGGATTGTGCCGGTATCGCGGCGATCCAGGCGACCCAGAGCGGAATGGTACAGCATCAGGGGCAGAGCATCCCGGCGCTACGCGGCGAGCGTCTGAGCGATGGCGCGCCATTGACGGTCTATCCGGGCGAGGTGCCAGCACGCTTACCACAGGCGGCATTCTGGCAGCAGCAGGGCTTCTGTTTCGAACAGTTCCGTCCGCAACGAATGAGCATCGATACGCCGTTGCCGCATATCCGTATGGACAGTGTGATGGAATTCTTATTGGGAGATAAATTACGGTGA